In Anopheles arabiensis isolate DONGOLA chromosome 2, AaraD3, whole genome shotgun sequence, the genomic window GCTGCTCCTTAGGTGCTTTAACGTTCCGTGcatattttttctcttctaaGCTCCCTCGTCCCTTTCTTACTCGTTTCAGCGTACCTGCTGGTGGAATGAGGTGTGCAAGGAAGAATTCCAGCAGCTGTTCCGATGCCGCTGCCCACAGTGGTCGTACTGCAGGTGAGTGTGCTTCTGGCCGGGTGGTGGTACTCGCATGTCCGGGACACAATGCGAACCATGCCAACTTTTATCGCAATGCAGCACAAGCCACcggcgtgtttgtgtgtcctcTGTGATCGTTGCTTTGGCAATGGGAGCTTTTTTGCTTGTTAAAAAGTGTTCCTCCACTAACTATTTTCGCTTTACCTTTTGTTTGACtctattcgttttttttttttttgcttcgcctGACATTCCCGGCTCCCCGACTAGATCACCCGGTCGGTACTATAACGCGTACTGCTCCATGACAAACACGGGCTACATCTGGACGCAACCGACGTGGGACTGGGAGACGGCTTAACCTCACCAGCATCGGACGGCGATGGCGGCGATGGTGTGATGTCTATCCGCTGACGAGACGCCTCGAGACACACGCTGTCATAACGAGCAGTGTGAAGGGCCGCTTCGGAGAGCAGCGCCTATCGTTTGTTGAATCTGGCTTTTGTAAGGATTACCAGTAATTAAAGtgttaattaaaattgcatCAGTTGAGCATAGGTTGGCGCACCTTAGCAGGGGGCCGTTTTGCGGTTAGCTAAACTTTCCACATTATTCTTAATCTGTTCAGTAGTAAAAGCAGTGTTTATGTAATTTTATGTTAagctagaaaaaaaactcttcatTTTCAACACCATGTAAAGCTTTACTCTGTATCAAAGCATGATAAACATGCAGACGCCATAAGTGTGCAAAAacggaaggaaacaaaaccaacatcaTCAAAACCACGCACTAGAAGACCAAACGTTTTATAGACTTACATttttacaccaaaaaaaaaagacataaacAACAGCCACAAAAGCGACATAATCGaaccgaaacaaacaaacaacggaAATCAAATTTACACTCATCCGCATATCAGCGAactgaaatgtgtgtgtgtgtgtattttagcATTTAGGGAACAACTAATTTGGTAGAAACGCATGTTTTGTAGCGAATAGTGATTAGAGAATAGTGACCAAAAAGGGCACAACAAGTCCCTTATAGTGAGCTTGGTGTGCTTTATTTTAAAGCCAGTGTGACACACGTACACGAAATGGTTGTAGAAGCAGCCGGGGAGGGGGGCGCACGcaattgtttcctttttggcTGTAGGGGTGTTTTGGGGGTTTTAGAGGAGACAAACACGGAGCGTTATGCAGCTAAACGGAGGAGAAAATGTGTTGGTATGAATAATATACGCACAATGGAAGCTCaatgttttattgatttaatttaaaaaagaaaccaacaGCAAGTGTGTTTTAATGTTATGCCGTTGAATAAAAGTGCAGCGAAAtagattctttttttatattttgaactACCTGTTTAGGCCGAGCGAATAGAATAATGAGAAACAGTACATAATGGAGTAAATAATAGTGTCCCCATGGTGgagcaatttgtagtggtacagttgtgtttaaatggatttaaagtgccAGGAAGGTAAATGTATgcatattttaacacatagcaattggattatgttttatctttgcaatcacaaccattttttaccattaaacacatcaaatttacgaaaaaatacacagtTTTGTGACTACTGTACGTTGTACCTGTAATGGTGATATGGTTCCTATACTCtacgtattgtgttcctatagtggtggtaaacaaagatagCTCAAAAACTGTTCATAATATCAATGGAACTTAATTTTCAAGCTGTGTTCTTATAAATAGCAAGGATCACTACCTGACTGTATTGATTgcttgcgtaatttgatcggaaaaaatgtataaatttgattgatgaaaCCCGGAAGAgattgcttgatttgaagcCGATTATTCACTCAGCCAGAAAAGCAAATCTTGacctttgtttggtaaattactaACTGTTCGGTTTAGAtcatgttgaatttgttgatCGGGGAACGGTGAACGTTAGCGGTAAACCGTTAGCGTTAGAACCGGTTTGTTCATACCGGTTCTATAGTTATCAGAATAATCACACAACGTAGGAGAACTTCAAGAAGAGAATatcgaaaattaaattgagcAGAATTCACTGCCGCGATTAACGCTCACACCATAGAGACGATCCGAACACTAACCGAAAACTCATGTCTGTTGCCTATGTTAGTGAATACTGCTTTCCTGAATATTTTcacatgtcaaaaatattctcgaaaaaaatctaaaactacctgtttttattg contains:
- the LOC120896586 gene encoding uncharacterized protein LOC120896586; translation: MAAKGEKVIRRSKMNKVWVAFAVFGAISILPPASGRIVKRSYSDQSVRGYLTERTCWWNEVCKEEFQQLFRCRCPQWSYCRSPGRYYNAYCSMTNTGYIWTQPTWDWETA